A genomic window from Clostridium aceticum includes:
- a CDS encoding GerAB/ArcD/ProY family transporter — translation MIRKYGTGEISSGQCYIMLISMMVGTGVLGLARSVAEASQQDAWISILLNGIGISFIVGLIVLLESKFPEITFLQFTSILLTKPIALVIVFLYGVYATLVTSLSIRFLCEMVGTWFLPRTPLFVVSLITVLTLIYITKEGLTLVARFNEIVVFSIVPFIFLIFPSLTEASLLNLKPVGGSGFVNIVKGITPSFYAFAGYEVLLIIYPYIANKNKNNLKYSVLSIFFVTLLYTSIVASQIALFGYQEITDILYSFINYLDVLDFPIIERIEIFFTFFWTFAVLGTLTIQYIVGCIAFQSTLKTKRTNTFVYVLAPVVFILSLLPKNSAQVASLSEMIGKANIGFGVILPILLLLMYLVKRKRVNHEESM, via the coding sequence ATGATTAGAAAGTATGGAACTGGAGAAATATCATCAGGTCAATGTTATATAATGCTTATCAGTATGATGGTGGGAACTGGTGTATTAGGTCTAGCCAGGTCTGTTGCCGAGGCATCTCAACAGGATGCTTGGATTTCTATTCTTCTTAATGGAATAGGTATTAGCTTTATAGTGGGCTTAATTGTTTTGTTAGAAAGTAAATTTCCAGAGATTACTTTCTTACAATTTACTTCTATCCTATTAACAAAACCTATTGCTCTTGTCATCGTTTTCCTATACGGAGTTTACGCCACTTTAGTTACTTCACTAAGTATTAGATTCCTATGTGAAATGGTTGGTACATGGTTTTTACCTCGAACTCCATTGTTTGTGGTTTCCTTGATTACTGTATTGACTCTTATATATATTACAAAGGAAGGACTCACTCTTGTGGCCCGTTTTAATGAAATTGTTGTTTTTTCAATTGTTCCATTTATATTCTTGATTTTTCCCTCTCTTACAGAAGCCTCTTTGCTTAATCTAAAGCCTGTAGGAGGAAGTGGATTTGTTAATATCGTCAAAGGGATAACTCCTTCTTTTTACGCTTTTGCTGGTTATGAGGTTCTACTAATTATCTATCCGTATATAGCAAATAAGAATAAAAATAACTTAAAGTACTCTGTATTATCTATTTTCTTTGTAACATTACTATATACTAGTATTGTAGCCAGTCAAATTGCCCTATTTGGTTACCAAGAAATTACTGATATCTTATATTCTTTTATCAACTACCTTGACGTCTTAGATTTTCCTATTATTGAACGAATCGAAATTTTCTTCACATTTTTTTGGACCTTTGCAGTGCTAGGTACCCTTACCATACAATATATAGTTGGATGTATTGCTTTTCAGTCAACCTTAAAGACAAAAAGAACAAACACCTTCGTATATGTATTAGCACCAGTAGTTTTCATTCTCTCCCTATTACCTAAAAATTCTGCGCAGGTGGCATCCTTAAGTGAGATGATAGGGAAAGCAAACATTGGCTTTGGTGTCATTCTTCCGATTTTACTGTTGCTTATGTATCTTGTAAAAAGAAAGAGGGTTAACCATGAAGAAAGCATGTAA
- a CDS encoding GTPase, with protein MSNCILLGKPNVGKTSFFLNFAEFLGIDRCMLEFIDFEGNVLTKHYSVNTAKNYLISPSPFKTRDVCKIKLSIPIYKGRSDFLLHDTSGLMDGINKNEHVRKSMAETLKYLYLSNIVLHMVDTSAIFTNQISTISEIDYQINKYGNSKGCYCILANKMDLKEGAKGLQFLKNEFRNTYIIPMSAIKGMGFKEVRQFVARNI; from the coding sequence ATGAGCAATTGTATATTATTAGGCAAGCCCAATGTGGGAAAAACATCTTTCTTTTTAAACTTTGCTGAATTTTTAGGGATAGATAGGTGTATGCTGGAGTTTATAGATTTTGAAGGAAATGTCTTAACAAAGCACTATTCTGTCAATACAGCAAAGAACTATCTGATAAGCCCTTCACCCTTTAAGACAAGGGATGTATGCAAAATCAAATTATCTATCCCCATCTATAAAGGTAGGTCAGATTTTTTGTTGCATGATACAAGTGGTTTAATGGATGGCATTAATAAAAATGAGCATGTAAGAAAATCTATGGCAGAAACCCTCAAATACTTATACTTATCTAATATCGTACTGCATATGGTGGACACCTCAGCTATATTTACAAATCAAATCAGCACCATAAGTGAAATTGACTATCAAATCAATAAGTATGGTAATAGCAAAGGCTGTTACTGCATTTTAGCCAATAAAATGGACCTAAAGGAGGGGGCGAAGGGGCTTCAATTCCTTAAAAATGAATTTAGAAATACCTACATTATTCCTATGTCTGCTATAAAAGGGATGGGATTTAAAGAGGTGAGGCAATTTGTTGCTAGAAATATTTAA
- a CDS encoding spore germination protein, with translation MSLFNKFKKIKSSSEKNHQSNDETSKHISKKIHHNVTYLKDRFKDCSDIIFRELKRNLSTNQSAQILLVFTDGLVDSSTVNENIIKPISFYKELRKQDCINITLLQEIILTNNIKTTKKFDEIINSILSGDTVLLIDGSDEALLLSTRGWESRAVEESSVESVIRGSKEGFIEDIRTNTAMIRRKLKDPNLKIKDLKVGSRSKTSVAVMFVEDIVNKEVLQYALEKLEIINIDGIFDSGYIEQFLEDSTFSIFPQIQVTERPDKVCGNLLEGRVAILVDGTPDALIFPVGLVQFLQSPEDYYERFIFANIVRFIRFIGFIIATTFPAIYVAVTTFHQDLLPADFVLDIAKSRIEVPFPPIVEALLMEGTIELLREASARLPSRIGQTIGIVGALVIGDAAVRAGIISPVMVIVVAITAIGSYIFPHFSTSYSVRFIRLPMLIMAATFGAFGIVITWAWIIAHMCKLNSFGYPFLAPFAPINMKDMKDAALRVPIGGFVSRPTPASSNNKKRK, from the coding sequence TTGAGTTTGTTTAATAAGTTTAAAAAGATTAAATCAAGTTCTGAAAAAAATCATCAATCTAATGATGAAACTAGTAAACATATTTCTAAAAAAATTCACCATAACGTTACTTATCTTAAAGACAGATTTAAAGATTGTAGTGATATTATCTTTAGAGAGTTAAAAAGAAATCTTTCTACAAATCAATCTGCTCAAATACTTCTAGTTTTCACTGATGGTTTGGTTGATAGTTCAACTGTAAACGAAAATATTATTAAGCCAATTAGCTTTTACAAAGAATTAAGAAAACAGGATTGCATAAATATCACCCTATTACAAGAAATTATTTTAACTAATAACATAAAAACCACAAAAAAATTTGATGAAATTATCAATAGTATTTTATCTGGGGATACAGTGTTGTTAATAGATGGCTCAGATGAAGCACTTCTACTAAGTACCCGTGGCTGGGAGTCAAGGGCTGTGGAAGAATCCTCAGTAGAAAGCGTTATTAGAGGATCTAAAGAAGGTTTTATTGAAGATATTCGCACTAATACAGCTATGATAAGGCGAAAACTTAAAGATCCTAATTTGAAAATTAAAGACTTAAAGGTGGGCTCTAGAAGCAAAACTAGTGTAGCAGTGATGTTCGTAGAAGATATTGTCAATAAAGAAGTTCTTCAATATGCTTTGGAGAAGCTAGAAATAATTAATATAGATGGTATTTTTGATTCAGGTTATATTGAACAGTTCCTTGAGGACAGTACTTTTTCTATCTTTCCTCAAATACAAGTCACAGAGCGTCCCGACAAAGTTTGTGGAAATTTATTAGAAGGTAGAGTGGCTATTTTAGTTGATGGAACTCCTGATGCCCTCATATTCCCTGTCGGGTTAGTACAATTTCTACAATCACCTGAAGATTATTATGAAAGATTCATTTTTGCAAATATTGTACGCTTTATTCGCTTCATCGGATTCATTATAGCTACAACTTTTCCAGCTATTTATGTTGCAGTTACTACATTTCACCAGGATTTATTACCGGCTGATTTTGTATTAGACATTGCAAAATCTAGGATTGAAGTTCCTTTTCCTCCAATAGTAGAGGCTCTTCTAATGGAAGGGACAATAGAACTTCTAAGGGAAGCTAGTGCCCGACTCCCATCTAGAATAGGACAAACCATTGGTATCGTGGGAGCACTTGTGATAGGGGATGCTGCAGTAAGAGCTGGTATAATCAGTCCTGTAATGGTTATTGTGGTAGCAATTACTGCTATAGGGTCTTATATATTTCCACACTTTAGCACTTCCTACTCAGTTCGTTTTATAAGGCTTCCTATGCTTATAATGGCAGCAACCTTTGGAGCCTTTGGCATAGTCATTACTTGGGCTTGGATTATCGCCCACATGTGCAAACTGAATTCCTTTGGTTATCCTTTTTTAGCTCCCTTTGCTCCAATCAACATGAAAGATATGAAGGACGCAGCTCTTCGTGTGCCTATCGGCGGATTTGTGAGCCGCCCTACACCCGCATCTAGCAATAATAAGAAACGAAAATAA
- a CDS encoding tyrosine-type recombinase/integrase, whose amino-acid sequence MKNKLSIHNKSDKPDNIVLKENQIIERCLEIEAQLPDFMRDFFLYLKNGVALSTRLAYLEDIFFFCRYLVQESSLSQANTISEISIEEFNKINAKDINRFLGDYCSRYTMENSEYIKVMENHNRALARKKSSLSVLFKFLFRDEIVEKNITDGFNPIRLPKPQPDAIKRLEIDEVAKMLEIVETGEVFTDKEKIYWEKTKLRDKAIIVLFVTYGLRVSELQQLNISSFNFNRGDFKIYRKRGKEVLMPLNKTCEKVIKEYVTKERSTETSLDEMSKDALFLSLQNKRMTIRAIRNLVKKYTALALGTSRGQGYSPHKLRATAATSLIQQGFSIYDVQNLLDHDNVTTTQLYAAHKIDVKREIVKNFEWIEEE is encoded by the coding sequence ATGAAAAACAAACTATCTATACATAACAAATCTGATAAGCCAGATAATATCGTATTAAAAGAAAATCAAATCATTGAAAGATGTTTAGAGATCGAGGCACAGCTGCCTGATTTTATGAGGGACTTTTTCTTATATTTAAAGAATGGTGTAGCCCTATCTACCCGCCTAGCTTACTTAGAAGATATTTTCTTCTTTTGCAGATACTTGGTGCAGGAATCTTCTTTATCTCAAGCCAATACTATCAGTGAGATTTCAATAGAGGAATTTAATAAGATCAATGCTAAAGATATTAATCGATTTTTAGGAGACTATTGTTCACGCTATACGATGGAAAATAGTGAATATATCAAAGTCATGGAAAATCATAATAGAGCCTTAGCAAGAAAAAAATCCTCTTTATCGGTATTATTTAAATTTTTGTTTAGAGATGAAATTGTTGAAAAAAATATTACGGATGGCTTTAATCCCATCCGTCTTCCCAAACCACAACCTGACGCTATCAAACGTCTTGAAATCGATGAAGTGGCAAAGATGCTGGAAATTGTAGAAACCGGAGAAGTATTTACCGATAAAGAAAAGATCTATTGGGAAAAAACGAAGCTAAGGGATAAAGCTATTATTGTCCTTTTTGTCACCTATGGATTGAGGGTAAGTGAACTGCAACAGCTGAATATTTCCTCCTTTAACTTCAATAGAGGAGATTTTAAAATCTATAGAAAACGTGGTAAAGAGGTGCTTATGCCTTTAAATAAAACCTGCGAAAAGGTGATCAAAGAATATGTCACCAAGGAACGTTCTACGGAGACTTCTTTGGATGAGATGAGCAAAGATGCATTATTTTTATCTCTACAAAATAAGAGGATGACCATTAGAGCTATACGAAATTTGGTAAAAAAATATACTGCATTGGCATTAGGTACAAGTCGTGGACAGGGCTATAGTCCCCATAAATTAAGGGCAACGGCTGCTACTTCATTGATTCAACAGGGATTTTCCATCTATGATGTACAAAATCTTCTAGATCATGATAATGTCACCACCACTCAGTTGTATGCTGCTCATAAAATAGATGTAAAACGAGAAATCGTTAAGAATTTTGAATGGATAGAAGAAGAATAG
- the hfq gene encoding RNA chaperone Hfq, with the protein MKNNINLQDIFLNQVRKESIPITIYLVNGFQLKGLVKGFDNYTIVLDTDGKQQLIYKHAISTIAPSSAINFMQNAKHQAE; encoded by the coding sequence ATGAAAAACAATATTAACTTACAAGATATCTTTTTGAATCAAGTAAGAAAAGAAAGTATTCCAATAACTATATACTTAGTGAATGGATTTCAGTTAAAAGGCTTGGTAAAGGGATTTGACAATTATACGATTGTACTAGATACTGATGGTAAACAACAATTGATTTATAAGCATGCAATCTCCACCATCGCGCCTAGTAGTGCTATCAACTTTATGCAAAATGCTAAACATCAAGCAGAATAA
- a CDS encoding Ger(x)C family spore germination protein, with protein MKKACKLLLLMLICSFMSSCWDAKKLDDLYLVYGIGIDISQENPARYLVTIAAPTIHPEAKEPKIEISSEGTSLRNAQDNIQNKANRRITYANTKIFFIGEETAKRGIEKHIDSLLRDPEGRGTIRLLVSEGRAVDLMQIDPPATPLVSLYIADMLRQGHETSTIPFTTLRRFNNALKTDGIEPVIPFLKYGNKPSEFLINNISLFNQDKMIGKLDGIESFTFMVLTGEIQDGFMTLSYPLGDMDEHPVLSLRVIGNKSQVRTEIKDSKFHIYHEISLTTHISEYTSSESVFGEKIIKSMEQAANLHLEAICDKLIRKLQSQYKNDNIGYGRYVKVNHPESFDGDNWNEQFSQAVIHIKPNVRIQMVGTMR; from the coding sequence ATGAAGAAAGCATGTAAATTGCTATTATTAATGCTTATATGTAGCTTTATGTCCTCTTGCTGGGATGCAAAGAAACTAGATGATTTATATTTGGTTTATGGTATTGGAATAGATATTAGTCAGGAAAACCCAGCAAGATATCTAGTTACCATAGCAGCACCAACTATCCACCCCGAAGCTAAAGAGCCTAAAATAGAAATCTCTAGCGAAGGAACTTCTCTTAGAAATGCTCAAGACAATATCCAAAATAAGGCAAATAGACGCATTACTTATGCCAATACTAAGATATTTTTTATTGGTGAAGAAACAGCAAAAAGAGGTATAGAAAAACATATAGATTCTTTGCTAAGAGATCCAGAAGGTCGAGGTACTATTAGGCTATTAGTATCCGAGGGTAGAGCTGTTGATTTAATGCAAATAGATCCACCAGCAACCCCCCTGGTCAGTCTTTATATAGCTGATATGTTGCGACAAGGTCATGAGACATCGACAATTCCCTTTACAACTTTAAGACGCTTTAACAATGCTCTAAAAACAGATGGAATTGAACCTGTTATTCCTTTTCTCAAGTATGGCAATAAGCCTAGTGAATTTCTAATTAATAACATTAGTCTATTTAATCAGGATAAAATGATAGGCAAACTAGATGGAATTGAAAGTTTTACCTTTATGGTATTAACAGGTGAGATTCAAGACGGTTTTATGACTCTGTCCTATCCCTTAGGGGATATGGATGAGCATCCAGTATTAAGTTTAAGAGTAATTGGAAACAAAAGTCAAGTTAGAACGGAAATCAAAGATTCGAAATTTCATATTTATCACGAAATTTCTCTTACAACTCATATTTCTGAGTATACTTCCTCAGAATCAGTTTTTGGTGAAAAGATTATTAAAAGTATGGAACAGGCTGCTAATCTTCATTTAGAAGCTATTTGTGATAAATTAATACGCAAGTTACAAAGTCAATATAAAAATGATAATATCGGGTATGGACGTTATGTGAAGGTAAACCATCCCGAATCTTTTGATGGTGATAATTGGAATGAACAATTCTCACAAGCTGTTATTCATATTAAACCTAATGTGAGAATTCAGATGGTAGGCACAATGCGATAG
- a CDS encoding aminotransferase class I/II-fold pyridoxal phosphate-dependent enzyme yields the protein MHYDKEILHNLFGIDEDLLDKMEKIEKDLDSTYKQVDRIKSFNQYKILSAMQEARLSDQHFNWTTGYGYNDLGRDKLEEVYAKVFKAEDAIVRPTIANGTHALTLSLTGLLQAGEEMVAVTGKPYDTLNELIGISGDYRGSFKNTNISYKQIDILPDGEVDFESIEREVTEKTRLVYIQRSTGYGFRRALNIETIEKIVGLVKSKFPEILCMVDNCYGEFLETKEPTEVGVDILAGSLIKNPGGGLALSGGYIVGKKDLIELISYKLTSPGIGKECGLTFGLSRTMFQGLFLAPLIVSGAIKGAIFCSKLFEEEGYEVQPKYKDQRSDIIQAVKLESEEKVLAFCKGIQAAAPVDAFVTPVPWDMPGYDHPVIMAAGAFVQGSSIELSADAPIRPPYIVYFQGGLTYEHSKLGVLKALQNIKDLSRE from the coding sequence ATGCACTACGACAAAGAAATACTACATAATCTTTTTGGTATTGACGAGGATCTTCTTGATAAAATGGAAAAAATAGAGAAGGATTTAGATTCCACATACAAGCAAGTAGATAGGATTAAAAGTTTTAATCAATATAAGATATTATCTGCTATGCAGGAGGCAAGGCTTAGTGACCAACACTTTAATTGGACAACAGGTTATGGCTATAATGATTTGGGAAGAGATAAATTAGAAGAAGTCTATGCCAAGGTTTTTAAAGCAGAAGATGCCATCGTCAGACCAACCATTGCCAATGGGACCCATGCTTTAACCCTATCCTTAACGGGTCTGCTTCAAGCTGGAGAGGAAATGGTAGCGGTTACTGGAAAGCCCTATGATACACTAAATGAACTAATTGGCATCAGTGGTGACTATAGAGGCAGCTTTAAAAACACCAATATCAGCTATAAACAAATCGATATTTTACCAGATGGAGAAGTGGATTTTGAGTCTATAGAAAGGGAAGTGACAGAAAAGACAAGACTAGTCTATATTCAAAGGTCTACTGGTTATGGTTTTAGAAGGGCTTTAAACATTGAAACGATAGAAAAAATTGTTGGTTTAGTAAAAAGCAAGTTTCCTGAGATTCTATGTATGGTGGATAATTGCTACGGAGAGTTTCTTGAAACGAAAGAGCCAACAGAAGTGGGTGTAGATATTTTAGCAGGTTCTTTAATTAAGAATCCTGGTGGGGGACTGGCTTTATCTGGAGGCTATATTGTAGGCAAAAAAGATTTAATAGAATTGATTTCCTATAAACTAACTTCCCCAGGAATAGGCAAGGAATGTGGCCTTACTTTTGGTCTATCTAGAACCATGTTTCAAGGACTATTTTTAGCTCCCCTTATTGTAAGCGGTGCAATAAAAGGTGCTATCTTTTGTTCAAAACTATTTGAGGAAGAGGGCTATGAAGTGCAGCCTAAATATAAGGATCAAAGAAGTGACATTATACAGGCAGTAAAGTTGGAGAGTGAGGAAAAGGTATTAGCTTTTTGTAAAGGAATTCAAGCAGCAGCTCCTGTAGATGCCTTTGTGACCCCAGTTCCTTGGGATATGCCGGGATATGATCATCCTGTTATTATGGCTGCCGGTGCTTTTGTGCAAGGCTCCTCTATCGAACTCAGTGCCGATGCCCCCATAAGACCCCCTTATATCGTCTATTTCCAGGGAGGGCTGACCTACGAACACAGCAAACTAGGGGTGTTGAAGGCACTGCAAAATATAAAAGACTTGTCACGTGAATAG
- a CDS encoding AAA family ATPase: MNQSQNLKEGSKTSERNNVESLEEVIKELEQLIGLHDVKNMVNEIIAYVEIQQKRRLQGLNASPLVLHMIFKGNPGTGKTTVARLLGRIFKAMGLLEKGHMIEIERADLVGEYIGHTALKVREQVKQGLGGILFIDEAYSLARGGEKDFGKEAIDALVKAMEDHKDEFILVLAGYQEEMENFLSINPGLKSRFPIHIDFKDYSIDELVEIAESMVDERQYTISKPAKAKLYHILASKRRSDERYAGNARLVRNLIEKSIRKQAVRLKPQSFCTREDLMLLKKEDFMDGENQ; the protein is encoded by the coding sequence ATGAATCAGTCCCAAAATCTAAAAGAAGGATCTAAAACTAGTGAGAGAAATAATGTGGAATCCTTAGAAGAAGTTATCAAGGAGTTAGAACAATTGATAGGGCTTCATGATGTAAAAAATATGGTAAATGAAATTATAGCCTATGTTGAAATACAGCAAAAAAGAAGACTTCAAGGATTAAATGCCTCACCACTTGTATTACATATGATTTTTAAAGGAAATCCTGGAACAGGAAAAACCACCGTAGCCAGATTATTGGGGAGAATATTTAAAGCAATGGGTCTATTGGAAAAAGGTCATATGATCGAAATTGAAAGGGCTGACTTAGTTGGAGAATACATTGGACATACAGCTTTGAAGGTTCGGGAACAAGTAAAACAAGGTTTAGGAGGTATTCTTTTTATAGACGAAGCATATTCTTTAGCAAGGGGAGGAGAAAAAGATTTTGGCAAAGAAGCCATCGATGCATTAGTAAAGGCTATGGAAGATCATAAAGATGAATTTATACTGGTTTTAGCTGGGTATCAAGAAGAGATGGAAAATTTTCTAAGTATTAATCCCGGTCTGAAATCAAGATTTCCTATACATATTGACTTTAAAGACTATTCTATCGATGAATTGGTAGAAATCGCAGAATCAATGGTAGATGAAAGACAATATACTATTTCTAAACCTGCCAAAGCAAAACTTTATCATATCCTAGCCTCTAAACGGAGAAGTGATGAGCGATATGCCGGAAACGCACGTTTAGTAAGAAATTTGATTGAAAAGTCTATTCGAAAACAAGCAGTTCGATTAAAGCCCCAGTCATTTTGTACTAGAGAAGATTTAATGCTTTTAAAAAAAGAGGATTTTATGGATGGTGAGAATCAATGA
- a CDS encoding GerAB/ArcD/ProY family transporter gives MEEKISPYQLGMMIISYMAGSALVVNPAIAARHDAWLAFLLGWGGGMILLFIIIKIVMLHPTKSFVGILIDCFGNFFGKLIAIIYGWYFVHLAAEVIRTYSNYTTTVTYPETPLLFFSISYTLVVIYALKIGIETIGRISEIFVPFIVIVLIFTFTASLTSININNFQPILSQGLDPILKGGVATMILPFGEFFIFLMVLPNLNHQQSYKKTFLLAYLIAGCILFTVVCRNILVLGADMMARDIFPSHIVFRLIPVIDVAPLLDMNLIMAGVVKTCICIYAASKLIAEVFGLSDYKIFILPLGAFTVSLSMMVHGSVLEQATVAIEMWPIYSIPFQIIIPIILLMISVIKKNLPANFKKQ, from the coding sequence ATGGAGGAAAAAATATCCCCTTATCAGCTAGGAATGATGATCATCTCTTACATGGCAGGAAGCGCTTTGGTAGTAAACCCTGCCATTGCAGCAAGACATGATGCATGGTTAGCCTTTCTACTAGGCTGGGGAGGTGGAATGATCTTGCTATTTATTATTATAAAAATTGTAATGCTACATCCCACCAAGTCTTTTGTAGGGATATTAATAGATTGTTTTGGGAATTTCTTTGGTAAGCTTATAGCAATCATCTACGGATGGTATTTTGTACATCTGGCAGCAGAGGTGATTCGAACTTACTCTAATTACACAACAACTGTAACTTATCCAGAAACCCCACTGCTTTTTTTTTCGATTTCCTATACCTTGGTGGTCATCTATGCATTAAAAATAGGCATAGAAACCATCGGTAGAATCAGCGAAATTTTTGTTCCTTTTATCGTTATCGTTCTGATTTTCACCTTTACAGCCTCCTTGACCTCTATCAATATAAACAATTTTCAACCTATATTGTCTCAAGGACTTGATCCTATACTAAAAGGCGGGGTGGCAACAATGATTTTACCTTTTGGTGAATTTTTTATTTTTTTAATGGTCTTACCCAATCTCAATCACCAGCAAAGCTATAAGAAAACTTTTCTCCTTGCTTATTTAATAGCTGGTTGTATATTATTTACTGTAGTATGTAGAAATATTTTAGTGCTGGGAGCTGATATGATGGCTAGAGATATCTTTCCTTCTCATATTGTATTTAGACTTATACCCGTAATAGATGTAGCTCCACTATTAGATATGAATCTTATTATGGCAGGTGTAGTGAAAACCTGTATATGTATTTATGCGGCAAGCAAGTTAATCGCTGAAGTTTTTGGTCTTTCAGATTATAAAATATTTATTTTACCGTTAGGTGCATTTACTGTTTCCTTATCTATGATGGTTCATGGCAGTGTTTTGGAGCAAGCTACAGTGGCTATAGAAATGTGGCCAATTTACTCAATTCCTTTTCAAATCATTATACCAATCATTTTGCTAATGATTTCCGTCATAAAGAAAAATCTACCTGCTAATTTTAAAAAACAGTGA
- the lexA gene encoding transcriptional repressor LexA, whose translation MYEDLSSKQLEILQYMKQEISSKGYPPSVREICQAVALRSTSTVHGHLNKLEEKGYIRRDPTKPRAIEILNSGDSYDVKLHKEIIHVPILGKVTAGEPILAVENIEETFPLPIDFLRNSNEDVFILSIKGESMIEAGILDGDYVVVSKQSHAANGDIVVALLDNEATVKKFYHEGDHVRLQPENKYMEPIIVKDVAILGKVIGVVRKM comes from the coding sequence ATGTATGAAGATCTAAGTAGTAAACAATTAGAAATTTTACAATATATGAAACAAGAAATAAGTTCTAAGGGTTATCCGCCTTCTGTAAGGGAAATATGTCAGGCTGTTGCCTTAAGATCCACTTCAACAGTACATGGTCATTTGAACAAGTTAGAAGAAAAGGGATATATCCGAAGAGACCCTACAAAACCTAGGGCAATAGAAATATTAAATAGCGGTGATAGTTATGATGTAAAGCTACATAAAGAGATTATTCATGTTCCTATCCTTGGTAAGGTAACAGCTGGAGAACCTATTTTGGCAGTAGAAAATATTGAAGAAACTTTTCCTTTACCTATAGATTTTCTAAGGAACAGCAATGAAGATGTTTTTATTTTATCCATTAAAGGTGAAAGTATGATTGAAGCTGGGATATTAGATGGAGATTATGTGGTTGTTAGCAAACAATCCCATGCTGCCAACGGAGATATCGTAGTAGCCTTGTTAGACAATGAAGCTACTGTAAAAAAGTTTTATCATGAAGGCGATCATGTGAGACTACAGCCGGAAAATAAATATATGGAACCTATTATTGTGAAGGACGTTGCTATCTTAGGAAAAGTCATAGGTGTTGTTCGAAAGATGTAA
- a CDS encoding putative holin-like toxin: protein MDTYQAVSLMIMFGMLLVSLISLIVSLSKDNKRGKK, encoded by the coding sequence ATGGATACTTACCAAGCAGTTTCGCTAATGATAATGTTTGGAATGTTATTAGTATCGCTTATCTCCTTAATTGTGAGTCTTTCAAAGGATAACAAAAGAGGAAAAAAATAA